Proteins from a genomic interval of Crassostrea angulata isolate pt1a10 chromosome 7, ASM2561291v2, whole genome shotgun sequence:
- the LOC128156777 gene encoding putative ankyrin repeat protein RBE_0997 produces the protein MTVFQSNYNSFVMWEAVYSGDSYSLKKVFKSGVNPNVLGYDGEPLLFTPIVHGDLEILKVFLSYCDVNIESKDGRTALMLAVQMGDMEMVKALIKAGACVDYKDHCGHTPFLLALQDGQFKIAEYLIKYGSDVNEVDDHDQSALCFILSGKKKKCARIIKTLFDSGYIMKESDNSLLLGDQKKLNNVARKYLKLIQKLETVTYGDDDECFDW, from the exons ATGACGGTTTTCCAGTCAAATTACAACTCTTTTGTAATGTGGGAAGCAGTTTACAGTGGCGATTCTTATTCacttaaaaaagttttcaaatctGGAGTCAATCCTAATGTGTTAGGATATGACGGAGAACCACTGCTTTTTACACCCATAGTCCATGGTGACTTGGAAATCCTGAAAGTGTTTCTTTCgtattgtgacgtcaatattGAAAGCAAAGATGGAAGAACTGCACTAATGCTTGCAGTACAAATGGGTGATATGGAAATGGTCAAAGCCCTCATTAAAGCAG GAGCGTGTGTAGATTACAAAGACCACTGTGGACATACTCCTTTTTTGCTGGCTTTGCAGGATGGACAATTCAAAATAGCGGAATATCTCATAAAATACGGAAGTGACGTCAATGAAGTCGACGATCACGACCAGAGTGCATTGTGCTTTATTCTGAGCGGAAAAAAGAAGAAGTGTGCGAGAATAATTAAAACTCTTTTTGACAGTGGTTATATCATGAAAGAAAGTGACAATTCTCTCCTTCTGGGAGATCAGAAGAAACTGAATAATGTCGCTCGAAAGTATCTGAAACTTATTCAGAAGTTAGAGACAGTAACTTATGGCGACGATGATGAGTGCTTTGATTGGTAA